The Stigmatella ashevillena genomic sequence AGGTGGGAGGCGCGCCAGACCAAGAGCCTGCTGAAAGTGGCCATCGACTCGAAGCCGTTGGAGGGAGCGGGGCGAGTGGAGGACACGATCAACCTGTTGGGCCATGCGGCGCGCAAGGTGGTGATGTGTGTGGCCAAGCACTTGGAAATTTCAATGAGTTTGGTGTGCCAAGAGGCAGGCATCCCCGTGTTGCTGGAATCGAGCGTGAAGAAGGGGCTGGATGTGGACTGGAACGAGCGTGAGCAAAAAGCCCGAGCGCTCCAGAAGTTGTACAAGCAGGTAGAGTCCTTGAAGAAGTGGCTGAAAAAGAACCTACCTGAGTACGTGACGCAGGCCCCGTTATCCGAGCACCTGAAGACGCTGGAGCAGGTGAGCCGCCAGAATCTGGAGCCCGACCCCAACGGAGGAGGAGTGCGAATCCGCCGGGGAGTGGCCGAAGACAGGCGAGTGTCCATTGAAGATGGGCAAATGCGCCACGGCCGCAAGAGTCAGAGCAAGCGTTTCAACGGCTACAAGCAGCACATCGCCACGGAGTTGGAGGGGGACCTCATCCTTGCGTGTGAAGTGACGCCCGCGAATCGTCCCGAGCAGGAGGCAGCGCAAGCGCTCCAGAAGGACATCGAGCGGCAGGGCTTACAGATTGCAGAATTGTATATAGATAGAGGGTATATCAACAGCCCAGTAGTGGAGGAGGTACAGAAGAAGGGCGGCGAGGTGGTCTGCAAGGCTTGGGGCAGCCAGAACGGAGAGTTGTTCGCCAAGTCCGCTTTCCATCTGAACATGAGCCGACGGACGGTGACGTGCCCTGCTGGGCAGAGCCAGTCCTTCACATTGGGCAGCGTGGTGGAGTTTGAGGCACAGAAGTGCGCGAGCTGTCCGCTTCGAGAGAAGTGCACAAGCGCTGCCCCTGGCAAAGGCAGGACGGTGTCCATCGCTGAGAACGAGTCTCTTCAGCACCAGTTGCGCAAGCTGACGAAGAGCCCTGCTGGGCGAGCGCGCTTGCGCCAGCGCGTCAGCGTTGAACACCGATTGGCTCATCTGTCGCGAAGGCAGGGGCATCGCGCTCGGTATCGAGGTATTCGCAAGAACGTCTTTGATTTGCGTCGCGCTGCCGCCCTTCAGAACATCGAGTCATGGCAACGCCAATCAGCACCTGCTCAGCAGCATGGGGAACCGATGACGGGCTCATAAACCGGTCGGTGTTCTAGTCATGGATGCACTCCGGAGAGCAACCCTTCCATTCGAAGGCGAACGCGATCAGTGATTGGAGCGATCACCTTTTTCAAGGCGGTACCTGCATATTCCTGCTGCAGGTACTGTCGATCCTTGAGAGCCTTGCCACCAGCGCCACCAGCGACTTGCGCAACTAGGACTGCCCTCTGACGGTACCAAGCCAACTCAGGCCCCATTGCGGCCAGCTTGTCTAGTGCTGTTCGCCCATCCTTTGTAACCAAGTACAGATGCTCTCGAATATGGGCGCCCGGAACGCCTACGCGGCGGATACGCACGAAGTCATGCGTTCGAAGTAAGGCAAGTCCTTCATCCAGAGGCTCAAACGCTCCGAAAAGGTAGCGAACCATCGGCACTCGACGTAGGTCAGGCTCGCGCGATTCAAAGATCTCTCGCGCTTTTAATAGCAGCGCGGGATCATGGTGTAGTTCGTACTCG encodes the following:
- a CDS encoding IS1182-like element ISStau8 family transposase, whose product is MGIMRWRPPEPLSEQEEQFVKRMGRKGKLFAFLRQHRHELLDEAFQEELEGMYRDTGAGKTPVPPGLMAMATLLQGYLGASDATMVELTVFDLRVQMVLDCLGQTEPAFSQGAFYDFRHRLIREQMDQRLLEKTVEVARQRMRWEARQTKSLLKVAIDSKPLEGAGRVEDTINLLGHAARKVVMCVAKHLEISMSLVCQEAGIPVLLESSVKKGLDVDWNEREQKARALQKLYKQVESLKKWLKKNLPEYVTQAPLSEHLKTLEQVSRQNLEPDPNGGGVRIRRGVAEDRRVSIEDGQMRHGRKSQSKRFNGYKQHIATELEGDLILACEVTPANRPEQEAAQALQKDIERQGLQIAELYIDRGYINSPVVEEVQKKGGEVVCKAWGSQNGELFAKSAFHLNMSRRTVTCPAGQSQSFTLGSVVEFEAQKCASCPLREKCTSAAPGKGRTVSIAENESLQHQLRKLTKSPAGRARLRQRVSVEHRLAHLSRRQGHRARYRGIRKNVFDLRRAAALQNIESWQRQSAPAQQHGEPMTGS